A stretch of Castanea sativa cultivar Marrone di Chiusa Pesio chromosome 2, ASM4071231v1 DNA encodes these proteins:
- the LOC142624720 gene encoding uncharacterized protein LOC142624720 isoform X1, with amino-acid sequence MEEFGDDFGDLYTDVEIQASSAINAIPGLANSYIEPMEEEEEQQQQQDNSVTNKPNPNQGLGSNSQISDEVHNGSAQKTMGSELNMDSGSDSDSEDDLNIVLNDEDCKNGGNGGVVGGGGGGYGDDEDEDDDDDDDDDVKNDFVVVEEGSGPSKIQKRGNQSSDGLEPGFNGERGNGVRGGYNSHYPQYKYMRPHGSVFPSNIKGNGSVGMASYPSTLNRGDQDDTTCNQHKGSIASQVAQVRATANSVVGQSGYGFSLPWYRTILDINIDTFEDKPWRFPGVDITDFFNFGFNEDTWKQYCKSLEQIRQQAFLQTGIPVYESSKTNQAHEAETEHERGRQNPMVEESYQVGLQRIVSPSSNKVRQFEMPRGRAILVEDSTSERQPSTDLRRARTRDSDVVIQITVQGPIEDSSGFGKEEEYHKDSPVHEASEKGDSDGHSRDIHCSGNAGGDKPSVESLEGNIRRSDRPSALKRCSQRAIAYNPMNLSSDNLEDEKIPDANGHHHQKLKVGPSGVTEVMETVSETQGKVGRNFCGADPCMMETELSFDDRGQLSLDSSCYGSDSEGSRNSVYVDTEKTQSPFRKSSLNSSAELPESLTSCDKNFRSGNIKSKSGDGNSRNKGSIREEQEHRSRRDNSVAKPKIHTADNNVASPLLVAEDLCDRDDLVKCSRWKERNQGFGFQDREYIPYHREKELSSRYSGETFMGNDNERVYRKPPYSRGNYRLRNEIDSYVRKKWDERDYCHEQRSPREYSEDRDRDWYYYGEGHSTDYFNHLTYSESQLHSRYSSCSVEERDTFWRSKHGEPQLRKRTNHSHWLDYKHEDNFVPEKYKRSASFADSNRDSMDEKYERQIPYGRGELKSSGRRGRYGDSPTLDLDNPWYGETEDGYGRLMDRDSVDSQFYRESYSAGRYQHDNMSPRNNAYDSRLSERFGRRRRHICAGEVRDGGWLDNYNDADDVEDRIVYPDDQGHLGLRRYSWRSRVLHWTKDELILRHQDAKMYSEEASLSYEKISRHEKIRARYGSAHDRVLNDEMQIQRDKVKMIKKGSSTNCINRSSEIINRDEHEQAVLRCRDSVNFVVGDGKSSRRRSKGQSFMGNGRSENIDQKTEKQTTLMDYNDPHMEKAVHPEIAKIEGSQNNPKWPDKFPITEHNEDLDIEEGQIVTEEPNTEVSTGRRYATEDAALTCNNGSDGNKFVGDYDNQRFLETLAKMEKRRERFKEPITLNKEPGMCLKPQVDLIIDTDETKQQRPARKRRWGGS; translated from the exons ATGGAAGAGTTCGGCGATGATTTCGGTGATCTTTACACCGATGTTGAAATTCAAGCGAGTTCAGCCATCAATGCCATTCCAGGCCTTGCCAATTCGTACATTGAACccatggaagaagaagaagaacaacaacaacaacaagataACAGTGTTACCAATAAACCTAACCCTAACCAGGGTCTGGGTTCCAATTCGCAGATATCTGATGAGGTCCACAACGGTTCGGCACAGAAAACAATGGGTTCGGAGTTGAATATGGATAGTGGGAGTGATAGTGATAGTGAGGATGATTTGAATATAGTTTTGAACGATGAGGATTGTAAGAATGGTGGGAATGGAGGGGTTGtaggaggtggtggtggtggttatggtgatgatgaggatgaggatgatgatgatgatgatgatgatgatgttaaGAATGATTTTGTTGTAGTTGAGGAGGGAAGTGGGCCCAGTAAGATTCAGAAGCGGGGCAATCAATCCAGTGATGGATTGGAGCCGGGCTTTAATGGGGAGAGAGGAAATGGTGTGAGGGGTGGGTATAATTCGCATTATCCACAGTACAAG TACATGAGACCTCATGGATCAGTATTTCCAAGCAATATAAAAGGGAATGGATCTGTGGGAATGGCTTCCTATCCTTCCACGTTGAATAGAGGTGACCAGGATGATACTACATGCAACCAGCACAAAGGCTCAATCGCAAGTCAGGTTGCTCAAGTTCGTGCTACAGCCAATTCGGTTGTGGGTCAAAGTGGATATGGTTTCTCCCTTCCTTGGTATAG GACTATACTTGATATAAATATTGATACATTTGAGGATAAGCCATGGAGGTTTCCTGGAGTAGATATTACAGATTTCTTCAATTTTGGTTTCAATGAAGACACTTGGAAGCAGTACTGCAAATCTCTG GAGCAAATTCGGCAGCAAGCATTCCTGCAGACTGGGATCCCTGTATATGAGTCGTCAAAAACTAACCAG GCTCATGAAGCTGAAACTGAGCATGAGAGAGGACGCCAGAATCCGATGGTGGAGGAAAGCTACCAAGTTGGATTGCAGAGGATAGTTTCACCTTCATCAAACAAAGTGAGACAGTTTGAAATG CCAAGAGGTAGAGCAATTCTGGTTGAAGACAGCACTAGCGAACGCCAGCCGTCTACAGATTTAAGGCGTGCACGTACTCGGGATTCTGATGTTGTGATACAG ATTACTGTGCAGGGCCCCATTGAGGATTCCTCTGGTTTTGGCAAGGAGGAAGAATACCATAAAGATAGCCCTGTACATGAGGCATCTGAAAAGGGAGATTCTGATGGACATAGCAGGGATATTCACTGTTCTGGTAATGCCGGTGGAGATAAACCATCTGTAGAATCTCTGGAAGGCAATATCAGAAGATCAGACAGGCCTTCTGCTCTGAAAAG GTGTTCCCAGCGGGCGATTGCATATAACCCAATGAATCTGAGCTCTGATAATCTTGAAGATGAAAAGATCCCTGATGCGAATGGGCATCACCATCAAAAGCTGAAGGTTGGCCCTTCAGGAGTCACTGAAGTAATGGAAACAGTTAGCGAAACACAGGGTAAGGTTGGCAGGAATTTCTGCGGTGCAGATCCTTGTATGATGGAAACAGAACTATCATTTGACGATCGTGGTCAGCTTAGCCTGGACTCGTCCTGTTATGGAAGTGATTCCGAAGGTTCCAGAAATAGTGTTTATGTTGATACTGAGAAGACTCAGAGTCCTTTTAGAAAGTCATCACTGAATTCTAGTGCTGAATTACCAGAGTCTCTCACATCTTGTGACAAGAACTTTAGAAGCGGCAACATCAAATCAAAATCAGGTGATGgcaattcaagaaataaagGTTCCATTCGAGAGGAACAGGAGCATCGCAGTAGGAGAGATAACAGTGTTGCTAAACCTAAAATTCACACTGCAGATAATAATGTTGCCTCCCCCTTGTTGGTCGCAGAGGACCTATGTGACAGGGATGACTTGGTTAAATGTAGCAGATGGAAGGAAAGGAATCAAGGTTTTGGATTTCAAGACCGAGAATATATTCCATATCATAGGGAAAAAGAGCTTTCCAGCCGTTATAGTGGTGAAACGTTTATGGGCAACGACAATGAGAGAGTTTACAGAAAACCTCCTTATTCAAGAGGTAATTACAGATTGAGAAATGAGATTGATTCGTATGTTAGAAAAAAATGGGATGAAAGGGATTACTGTCATGAACAAAGAAGTCCTAGAGAATATAGTGAAGACAGGGATAGAGATTGGTATTATTATGGGGAAGGACACTCTACTGATTACTTTAATCATCTCACTTATAGCGAGTCGCAGTTGCATTCAAGGTATTCTTCTTGCAGTGTTGAAGAAAGGGATACTTTCTGGAGAAGCAAGCATGGCGAACCCCAACTTAGGAAGAGAACAAACCATTCTCATTGGCTTGATTATAAACATGAAGATAACTTTGTGCCAGAAAAATATAAGAGATCTGCTTCATTTGCTGACAGCAATAGGGATTCTATGgatgaaaaatatgaaagaCAAATACCATATGGTAGGGGAGAATTGAAAAGCTCTGGCAGAAGGGGTAGGTATGGTGACAGTCCCACCCTAGACTTGGATAACCCTTGGTATGGGGAAACCGAAGATGGCTATGGGAGACTGATGGATCGTGACTCAGTAGATTCTCAGTTTTACAGAGAATCTTATTCAGCTGGAAGATATCAGCATGATAACATGTCTCCAAGAAATAATGCATATGACTCAAGATTAAGTGAAAGATTCGGGAGACGTAGAAGACATATATGCGCTGGGGAAGTTAGGGACGGTGGTTGGCTTGATAATTATAATGATGCTGATGATGTAGAAGATCGTATAGTATATCCTGATGATCAGGGCCATCTGGGGCTGAGACGATATAGCTGGCGATCTAGAGTCCTTCACTGGACCAAGGATGAATTAATCTTAAGGCATCAAGATGCCAAAATGTATTCAGAAGAGGCATCCCTTTCCTATGAAAAAATCTCTAGGCACGAAAAGATTCGTGCAAGATATGGATCTGCACATGATAGGGTGCTTAATGATGAAATGCAAATACAGCGAGATAAAgtcaaaatgataaaaaaaggaAGTAGCACCAACTGTATTAATAGAAGTTCTGAGATTATAAATAGAGATGAGCATGAGCAGGCAGTGCTGAGGTGCAGGGATTCAGTTAACTTTGTTGTTGGGGATGGAAAG TCCTCCAGAAGACGTTCCAAAGGCCAAAGTTTTATGGGCAATGGTAGGTCTGAAAACATAGATCAGAAGACTGAGAAGCAGACAACTTTGATGGATTATAATGACCCTCATATGGAGAAGGCAGTCCACCCAGAAATCGCAAAAATTGAGGGCAGCCAAAACAATCCAAAATGGCCTGACAAGTTTCCTATAACTGAACACAATGAAGATTTGGACATTGAGGAGGGTCAGATAGTAACAGAAGAACCAAATACAGAAGTCTCTACTGGAAGGAGATATGCCACTGAAGATGCAGCACTGACCTGCAACAATGGTTCTGATGGAAATAAGTTTGTTGGGGATTATGACAACCAACGGTTTCTTGAGACATTAGCAAAGATGGAGAAACGTAGGGAGCGCTTTAAGGAGCCCATCACTTTGAACAAAGAACCAGGCATGTGTCTCAAGCCTCAGGTTGATTTGATAATAGATACAGATGAAACTAAGCAACAGAGGCCAGCTCGAAAGAGGCGGTGGGGTGGAAGTTAG